In Cryptococcus tetragattii IND107 chromosome 11, whole genome shotgun sequence, a single window of DNA contains:
- a CDS encoding asparagine synthase (glutamine-hydrolyzing) produces the protein MCGIYCCFNRAGDISQYRARAIACSKRQRHRGPDWSGCYMTDNTVLVHERLAIVGVDTGAQPLTNEDESLVLAVNGEIYNHVALRKGLKNKDAVFKTHSDCEVIMHLYREHDTGLCNMLDGMFSFVLVDKSVSPPRLIAARDPIGITTLYMGWNSQSPDNLYFASELKCIHEECDNLQAFPPGHFYDSKEKKLTRYFNPSWWDSDKGVVPHNDVDYKLLRESLEAAVRKRLMSEVPYGVLLSGGLDSSLIASIAARETDKLAEEQEKLRQERKQAIASGKWVGDEQPLASWPQLHSFAIGLPGAPDLIAARKAADFLGTIHHEYNFTVQEGLDAIPEVIYHLETYDVTTVRASTPMYLLSRKIKAMGVKMVLSGEGSDEIFGGYLYFHAAPNAKDFHEECVKRVKNLHTADCLRANKSTMAWGLEARVPFLDKSFLEVSMNIDAEYKMFAKGTHQEVDEDGRPKMEKYILRKAFDCSPDGKAYLPDSILWRQKEQFSDGVGYSWIDGMKDHAAAIVSDEKFAERATRWPLDTPDTKEAYWIREIFEHHFPTEAAAKTAVRWVPKQEWGVSSDPSGRAVSIHTAAYEDGKAKA, from the exons ATGTGTGGTATTTACTGCTGCTTCAACCGTGCCGGAGACATCTCTCAATACCGAGCCCGAGCCATCGCCTGCTCCAAGAGGCAGCGACACCGTGGCCCAGACTGGTCTGGTTGTTACATGACCGACAACACCGTCCTTGTGCACGAGCGATTAGCTAttgttggtgttg ACACCGGTGCTCAACCCCTTACCAACGAAGACGAAAGTCTCGTCCTTGCCGTTAACGGTGAAATCTACAACCATGTCGCTCTCAGAAAGGGTCTCAAGAACAAGGATGCCGTATTCAAGACCCACTCCGACTGTGAAGTCATCATGCACCTC TACAGGGAGCACGACACTGGTCTCTGCAACATGCTCGATGGCATGTTCTCCTTTGTCCTTGTTGACAAGTCCGTTTCCCCTCCTCGATTGATTGCCGCCCGTGACCCTATCGGTATCACCACTCTTTACATGGGCTGGAACTCTCAGTCTCCCGACAATCTTTATTTTGCTTCTGAGCTCAAGTGCATCCACGAAGAATGCGACAACCTCCAGGCTTTCCCTCCCGGCCATTTCTACGActccaaggagaagaagctcacTCGATACTTCAACCCCTCATGGTGGGACTCTGACAAGGGTGTCGTTCCTCACAACGACGTTGACTACAAGCTTTTGAGAGAATCTCTTGAAGCTGCAGtcaggaagaggttgatgtCCGAAGTTCCTTACGGTGTCCTCCTCTCAGGTGGTCTTGACTCCAGTTTGATTGCTTCCATCGCCGCAAGAGAAACAGACAAGCTCGCTGAGGAGCAAGAAAAATTGAGACAAGAACGAAAACAGGCTATTGCTTCTGGCAAGTGGGTCGGTGACGAGCAGCCACTCGCTTCTTGGCCTCAACTCCATTCTTTTGCTATCGGTCTCCCCGGCGCTCCCGATCTTATTGCTGCCCGAAAGGCGGCCGACTTCCTCGGTACCATTCACCACGAATACAATTTTACCGTTCAGGAAGGTCTTGATGCCATCCCTGAAGTCATCTACCACCTTGAGACTTATGATGTCACCACTGTCCGAGCTAGTACCCCTATGTACCTCCTCAGTAGGAAGATCAAGGCTATGGGTGTGAAGATGGTCTTGTCTGGAGAGGGTAGTGACGAAATATTTGGTG GTTACCTTTACTTCCACGCCGCTCCCAACGCCAAGGACTTCCACGAAGAATGCGTTAAGCGAGTGAAGAACCTCCATACTGCCGATTGTCTCCGTGCCAACAAGTCCACCATGGCTTGGGGTCTCGAAGCCCGTGTGCCTTTCCTTGACAAGTCTTTCCTCGAAGTCTCTATGAACATCGATGCCGAATACAAAATGTTCGCCAAGGGCACTCACCAAGAGGTTGACGAAGATGGTCGACccaagatggagaagtaCATCTTGAGAAAGGCCTTTGACTGCTCTCCTGACGGAAAGGCTTACTTGCCTGACTCCATCCTCTGGAGGCAAAAGGAACAATTCTCTGACGGTGTTGGTTACTCTTGGATTGACGG CATGAAGGACCACGCCGCCGCCATCGTCTCCGACGAAAAGTTTGCCGAACGAGCCACCCGATGGCCTCTCGACACTCCTGACACTAAGGAGGCTTACTGGATCCGTGAGATCTTCGAACATCACTTCCCTACCGAAGCGGCTGCCAAGACCGCTGTTCGATGGGTCCCCAAGCAGGAGTGGGGTGTGTCGTCTGACCCGTCCGGTAGGGCTGTGTCCATCCACACTGCGGCGTATGAGGACGGTAAGGCCAAGGCTTAG
- a CDS encoding pH-response transcription factor pacC/RIM101 has product MAYPTLPPNLLSTPNTYSDSVSPSDPEPITPELISREPENSAQKVAKTAVNNTSASSKSTDSKGEALPCKWTGCSHISESPDELYDHLCTIHVGRKSTNNLCLTCGWENCGTKCVKRDHITSHLRVHTPLKPHPCAVCGKTFKRPQDLKKHERIHTAEHHQLHKLSKAPTTTDPEFNSRVSLSSATRTDRPRSPLSTSVSPTSTSSHSLHSSSSPFDHLLAAGFHTDKSVSPTPSALALLHKKQHEELAAYQQKEMLVLQQLAFNQQQSQAYAARLAAEPYNAGAGAKRGQVDAFHELLSDVKKRKVEPVYDQDMIHRLNALVPPALPTSFPALPSLGGYNQYRTFPSFGGYPNLPSLHTGIYPTIAPQTQYSNQSPLPIPEIKTEADLAMFNEFMISLGRDAAANKAGPHPMTQSASGSGASNGYSASNSGTPLSETSGGVEDLFNAEELASLGLAGMPGISVHSGDLHNSNDESTHSVSDASPPTVSFGGLYPSLEAMRNRNNSAPDLSALPSAAKRPIAGLPRGSMGNVHGASVNQPTKPSYLSGMYGFNSSQQYDETTHDYLHGLSNGHHNDYSHSANNGATNPYASFDSLARNKQSLPAATLAPKMFHNKVYRDVAPLGTAVSKRARESAERTNMEDSDSEDLYDQSESSHGYAVSNERVREERTPKIPVRSLIISTRALSPSTASGKEDDLKLPAISPSHVEPGTDLPPLHSIQGGHGSGLYRRTSSLSSNSTSTSGSSSFNNSLAPSNVASGTTTPRGSTPLRGVPTKRHTEDEIVRGVKRLELGPAEPLRSTTPELVDSATTERAASAERDQKPDISALSSSSSSPPPSGNPLPSISTAGEERKGITMEEMRRRHAALIKSWLVAVNLQWRRTKMEEMQRKQREEMEEREEEEEVMNVDERERVGVVA; this is encoded by the exons ATGGCTTACCCAACTCTCCCGCCGAATCTCCTCAGTACTCCCAATACCTATTCCGACTCTGTCTCTCCCTCCGATCCCGAACCAATCACTCCCGAACTCATCTCGCGGGAGCCAGAAAATTCGGCGCAGAAGGTGGCGAAAACAGCCGTGAACAATACCAGtgcctcttccaagtcGACTGATAGCAAGGGTGAGGCATTACCTTGCAAGTGGACAGGATGCTCGCATATATCAGAATCTCCAGATGAGTTGTACGACCATTTGTGTACAATCCATGTGGGGAGAAAAAGTACAAATAATTTGTGTTTGACTTGTGGATGGGAAAATTGTGGTACTAAATGTGTAAAGCGTGATCATATCACTAGCCATCTTCGAG TGCACACTCCGTTGAAGCCACACCCTTGTGCGGTCTGTGGAAAGACTTTCAAGCGTCCCCAAGACCTGAAGAAGCACGAGAGAATCCACACTGCAGAGCATCACCAACTTCACAAGCTCTCTAAAGCGCCTACGACGACCGACCCAGAATTCAACTCTCGtgtttccctctcttccgccaCCCGGACTGATCGTCCCCGTTCTCCCCTTTCTACCTCAGTTTCACCCACCAGTACTTCGTCCCACAGCcttcactcttcctcttcacccttcGATCACCTCCTCGCAGCTGGGTTCCATACCGACAAGTCTGTCTCACCCACACCGAGCGCGTTGGCGTTGTTGCACAAGAAGCAGCATGAAGAGTTGGCGGCGTATCAGCAAAAGGAAATGCTGGTGCTCCAGCAGTTGGCATTCAACCAGCAGCAAAGCCAAGCATATGCTGCTAGGCTTGCGGCTGAGCCTTATAATGCTGGCGCAGGCGCCAAGCGAGGGCAGGTGGATGCTTTCCATGAATTGTTGTCGGATGTGAAGAAGCGCAAAGTTGAGCCTGTTTATGACCAAG ACATGATCCATCGTCTCAACGCTCTTGTCCCTCCCGCTCTTCCAACAAGCTTTCCCGCCCTTCCGTCTTTGGGAGGATACAACCAGTACCGAACCTTCCCATCTTTCGGCGGCTATCccaatcttccatctctgcaCACCGGCATTTATCCCACGATCGCTCCTCAAACTCAGTACTCGAACCAAAGCCCTCTGCCCATACCTGAAATCAAGACCGAGGCTGATCTGGCCATGTTCAACGAGTTTATGATCTCTTTGGGTCGTGATGCCGCTGCAAACAAAGCTGGTCCCCACCCCATGACACAAAGCGCTTCGGGCAGCGGTGCATCCAACGGGTACTCTGCCAGCAACAGCGGTACCCCACTCTCCGAAACGAGTGGTGGTGTGGAAGACTTGTTTAATGCCGAAGAGCTTGCCTCATTAGGTTTAGCAGGTATGCCTGGTATCTCTGTCCACTCTGGCGACTTGCACAACAGCAACGACGAAAGCACACACAGTGTTTCCGATGCTTCGCCTCCAACTGTTTCCTTTGGTGGACTGTACCCTTCACTTGAGGCGATGCGTAATCGTAACAACAGCGCGCCGGATTTGTCAGCATTGCCTAGTGCGGCCAAGAGACCCATCGCGGGATTGCCCCGGGGTAGTATGGGCAACGTCCACGGCGCTTCGGTGAACCAACCGACCAAGCCAAGCTATTTGTCTGGGATGTATGGTTTCAACTCTAGCCAGCAGTACGATGAGACTACGCACGACTACCTCCATGGCTTGTCAAACGGGCATCACAACGATTACTCTCACTCGGCAAACAATGGTGCTACCAATCCGTATGCCTCGTTTGACTCGCTCGCGAGGAACAAGCAGTCCCTCCCTGCTGCTACCCTTGCGCCAAAGATGTTCCATAACAAGGTGTACAGGGATGTCGCGCCGCTGGGTACTGCCGTATCTAAGCGGGCGAGGGAAAGTGCTGAACGGACAAACATGGAGGACTCGGATTCTGAGGACCTGTATGACCAGTCCGAGTCAAGTCATGGGTATGCCGTCTCTAACGAGCGGGTCCGAGAAGAGAGAACACCGAAGATTCCTGTGCGGTCACTCATCATTTCAACCCGTGCCCTTTCTCCATCTACTGCGTCCGGCAAGGAAGACGATCTCAAGCTTCCTGCCATTTCACCATCACATGTCGAGCCCGGTACAgatcttccgcctcttcacTCTATCCAAGGTGGACACGGTTCAGGACTGTACAGACGTACATCATCACTCTCGTCCAACTCGACTAGTACTTCTGGCTCGTCCAGCTTTAACAACTCTCTCGCTCCGTCTAATGTCGCCTCTGGCACGACGACACCTAGGGGCTCAACGCCTCTGAGGGGCGTACCCACCAAGAGGCAtacagaggatgagattgtCCGTGGGGTCAAGCGACTCGAGCTGGGTCCGGCTGAACCTCTTCGGTCAACAACGCCCGAGTTGGTCGATTCTGCCACGACTGAACGGGCAGCATCGGCTGAGAGGGATCAAAAGCCCGACATTTCCGCACtttcctcatcgtcctcctctcctcctccttctggtAACCCACTGCCATCCATTTCGACAGCCggtgaggaaagaaagggtATAacgatggaagagatgaggagaagacaCGCGGCGTTGATCAAGAGTTGGCTTGTAGCTGTCAACTTGCAGTGGAGAAGGACTaaaatggaagaaatgcagaggaagcagcgggaagagatggaggagcgtgaagaagaagaggaagtgatgaatgtggatgagagggagagggtcGGGGTGGTTGCTTAA